One window of the Chloroflexota bacterium genome contains the following:
- a CDS encoding penicillin acylase family protein, which produces MRLLRKILLSVLIVVLVLVLLVSSVAYLFVRRSFPQTHGTLQVAGLQDRVEVYRDKWGVPHIFAQNAHDLFFAQGYVHAQDRLWQMEFNRRIGAGRLSEVLGEATLKSDRFLRTIGLYRAAQADLQVLPPEVIAILQAYADGVNAFITTHLDRLPLEFALLGFQPEPWTPADTLAWGKVMCMNLGGNWESELLRAKILSALGEEKVRELVPPYPDEGPFIIPPEAKSYAYCDEELLEGYQQVKALIGMHGPYLGSNNWVVDGTKTVTGRPMLANDPHLGIQMPSIWYEIHLVGDGLDVVGASFPGVPGVIIGHNRYIAWGVTNVGPDVQDLYVEKVNPDNANQYEYMGAWEDMTVIEEEIRVKGRAEPEKLTVRLTRHGPIMTPVVPEAKDVLSLRWTALEGGQLLHSVYLLDRARNWEEFREALRYWQAPSQNFVYADIEGNIGYQMPGNIPIRGKGKGLLPVPGWTDEYEWTSYIPFEELPFVFNPPTHYIVTANHKVVPDDYPYFISDEWAEPFRAQRIIDLLQAKDKLTLDDFRDIQADTYSIPGSKLLPYVLQLGPADWRQERAFKFLKEWEGRLESDSGSAGIMEVLLWRLLVNSFGDELKEAGIKESEFIGFPSALLNLFPNASSSWFDDVSTPEVETRDDVLRRSMAETMEFWGRRFGDLIGNKEAQWAWGKVHVALFEHPLGSVKPLHLLFNRGPVPACGSGETVDNAGYKRGDFTVRVVASYRQIIDVGEWHNSRSQHTTGQSGQPLHKHYGDMITSWQDVRHHPMLYEKEDIVANMEGLLTLVPK; this is translated from the coding sequence ATGCGATTGCTGCGCAAGATCCTGCTGAGCGTTCTAATAGTGGTATTGGTGCTTGTCTTGCTCGTGAGTAGCGTGGCTTACCTGTTCGTCCGCCGCAGTTTTCCGCAGACCCATGGCACATTGCAGGTTGCTGGTTTGCAAGACCGCGTGGAAGTGTACCGTGATAAGTGGGGGGTGCCGCACATCTTTGCCCAAAATGCGCATGACCTCTTTTTCGCCCAAGGATACGTACATGCGCAGGATCGCCTGTGGCAGATGGAGTTCAACCGCCGTATTGGAGCTGGGCGTCTCTCCGAAGTGCTCGGCGAGGCCACGCTGAAATCCGATCGCTTCCTGCGCACCATCGGTCTGTACCGTGCCGCACAGGCGGATTTGCAGGTTTTGCCCCCCGAAGTAATCGCCATATTGCAGGCCTACGCGGATGGCGTAAACGCTTTCATCACGACTCACCTCGACCGGCTCCCTCTGGAATTCGCCCTGTTGGGTTTCCAGCCAGAACCATGGACGCCCGCAGACACTCTGGCCTGGGGCAAAGTGATGTGCATGAATCTGGGTGGCAACTGGGAATCTGAATTGCTGCGGGCCAAGATCCTTTCAGCTCTGGGAGAAGAGAAGGTGCGTGAATTGGTGCCTCCCTACCCAGATGAGGGTCCCTTTATCATCCCGCCAGAGGCGAAGAGCTATGCCTATTGCGATGAAGAGCTTCTCGAAGGCTATCAGCAGGTCAAGGCATTGATCGGCATGCACGGGCCCTATCTAGGTAGCAATAATTGGGTCGTGGATGGCACCAAGACGGTGACCGGTCGGCCCATGCTGGCCAATGACCCCCATTTGGGCATTCAAATGCCCTCTATCTGGTATGAAATCCACCTGGTAGGTGATGGCTTGGATGTCGTGGGTGCGTCTTTTCCGGGCGTACCGGGCGTAATCATCGGTCACAACCGCTATATTGCCTGGGGTGTGACCAATGTCGGCCCCGATGTACAAGACCTCTATGTAGAGAAAGTCAATCCTGACAACGCCAATCAATACGAATACATGGGTGCTTGGGAAGATATGACCGTTATCGAAGAGGAAATCAGGGTCAAGGGCCGCGCGGAGCCGGAGAAGCTGACTGTGCGCCTCACGCGTCATGGCCCGATCATGACACCAGTCGTGCCTGAGGCAAAAGACGTATTGTCACTGCGCTGGACGGCGCTCGAAGGTGGGCAACTTTTGCACAGTGTCTACCTCCTAGACCGCGCCCGCAACTGGGAAGAATTTCGTGAGGCATTGCGCTACTGGCAAGCTCCTTCACAGAACTTTGTCTATGCAGATATCGAAGGCAATATCGGCTACCAGATGCCGGGCAATATTCCCATCCGAGGCAAGGGCAAGGGGCTGCTGCCAGTTCCTGGCTGGACGGACGAGTATGAATGGACTAGCTATATACCCTTTGAGGAATTGCCTTTCGTTTTCAATCCGCCTACCCATTATATCGTTACTGCTAACCACAAAGTGGTTCCAGATGACTACCCCTATTTCATTTCAGACGAATGGGCTGAACCATTCCGTGCCCAACGCATCATTGATCTTCTGCAAGCCAAAGACAAGCTGACACTGGATGATTTCCGGGATATTCAGGCAGATACTTACTCCATCCCGGGGAGCAAATTGCTGCCTTATGTGTTGCAATTGGGGCCGGCGGATTGGCGGCAGGAGCGGGCATTCAAGTTCTTGAAGGAATGGGAAGGACGTCTGGAGAGCGATAGTGGTAGTGCAGGTATCATGGAGGTACTGTTGTGGCGGCTTCTGGTCAACAGCTTTGGCGATGAATTGAAAGAAGCAGGCATCAAGGAGAGCGAGTTCATTGGCTTCCCATCGGCTTTGCTGAACCTATTCCCCAATGCGAGCAGTTCCTGGTTTGATGACGTATCCACGCCTGAAGTGGAAACCCGCGATGACGTCCTGCGCCGTAGCATGGCGGAGACCATGGAGTTCTGGGGCAGGAGGTTTGGCGATCTCATAGGCAACAAAGAAGCTCAATGGGCGTGGGGCAAGGTGCATGTTGCTCTCTTTGAGCACCCTCTGGGCAGTGTCAAGCCCCTCCATCTTCTTTTCAATCGTGGCCCGGTGCCAGCTTGTGGCAGCGGAGAGACGGTCGACAATGCAGGCTACAAGCGTGGTGATTTTACCGTGCGCGTGGTCGCCTCGTACCGCCAGATCATTGATGTTGGGGAATGGCACAACTCTCGCTCGCAGCACACCACTGGCCAGTCAGGCCAGCCTCTACATAAACACTACGGAGACATGATCACATCCTGGCAGGACGTGCGGCATCACCCGATGCTGTACGAAAAGGAAGACATCGTGGCGAACATGGAGGGCTTGCTAACCCTGGTGCCGAAGTAG
- a CDS encoding glycyl-radical enzyme activating protein translates to MSEVLDPALRATLEQTSGIIFDLQRFSLHDGPGLRTNVFFKGCSLRCDWCCNPESQRPTPEVAVFPANCFGCGDCLDVCPQEALQLKEGKIVRDEWRCDYCGQCMPVCAAGALRLIGRVVTAGEVLQEVLRDAAFYGQAVGGLTLTGGEPTSQPEFALALLRLAKAEHLHTALETCGQASWEVLEMLLPYLNLVLYDIKHMDTKRHLQATGSGNELILENVQRLVEAGANVILRFPLIPGFNTDETHLHQLADFASRLGIAEIHLLPYHTLGRAKYGALGRNYSMTGVPPMKEGEAETLAEIIRSHGLIVKVGG, encoded by the coding sequence GTGTCAGAAGTGTTAGATCCCGCCTTGCGTGCCACGCTTGAGCAGACGTCGGGCATCATCTTCGATTTGCAGCGTTTCTCCCTCCACGATGGGCCTGGCTTGCGTACCAACGTCTTTTTCAAAGGCTGTTCCCTGCGCTGCGATTGGTGCTGCAATCCAGAATCGCAGCGGCCCACGCCAGAAGTGGCTGTGTTCCCAGCCAATTGCTTTGGTTGCGGCGATTGCCTGGACGTATGCCCCCAGGAAGCGTTGCAGTTGAAAGAGGGGAAAATAGTCCGCGATGAGTGGCGCTGTGACTATTGCGGCCAGTGTATGCCGGTCTGTGCTGCAGGAGCATTGCGGCTCATCGGGCGGGTGGTTACCGCGGGCGAGGTGCTCCAAGAGGTCCTGCGCGATGCCGCCTTCTATGGCCAAGCGGTGGGCGGCTTGACCTTGACGGGCGGCGAACCCACAAGCCAACCGGAGTTTGCCCTGGCGCTGCTGCGCCTCGCCAAGGCGGAGCACTTGCATACCGCGCTGGAGACCTGCGGCCAGGCTTCCTGGGAGGTGCTGGAAATGCTGCTGCCCTATCTGAACCTGGTGCTGTACGACATCAAGCACATGGATACGAAACGGCATCTTCAGGCCACAGGGTCAGGCAACGAGCTCATTCTAGAGAATGTACAGCGGCTGGTAGAAGCAGGAGCCAATGTGATCTTGCGTTTTCCACTGATCCCGGGGTTCAATACGGATGAAACACACTTGCACCAGCTTGCTGACTTTGCTTCCCGCCTCGGCATTGCAGAAATCCATCTCCTGCCCTATCATACGCTGGGCAGAGCCAAGTATGGTGCACTGGGACGCAATTATTCGATGACGGGAGTACCGCCCATGAAGGAAGGGGAGGCAGAGACGTTGGCGGAGATCATCCGCAGCCATGGCTTGATCGTCAAAGTGGGTGGTTAA
- a CDS encoding glycyl radical protein translates to MARPRAGTTERIQRMREALLATMPEVCVERARYITEACRAHEADPPVLRRTKALAHVLDNMSIYIGEGELIVGNQASKPRAAPIFPEYSVDWIETEIDEFATRAADLFLVHPEVRRELLEDILPYWRGRTLFDRAMATLPNWVRQAQEIGVISGRGNITSGDGHIIVNYRKLMEKGLLGVRQEAEAALQRLNPYLAAEQKKRLFLEAVLITIDAAIRFAARYAEEAERQAVHELNPQRRAELERIAQTCRWVPAHPPRTWYEAIQSAWFVHLITQIESNGHSFSMGRLDQYTYPFYKADVAAGRLTEEEVLEVLQCLWLKLFSVNKIRPWAHTRFGIGYPTYQNVTIGGQTPDGRDATNELSYAVLRTIQETRLTQPNVSARYHARTPERFLMECACTIRLGFGMPAMKNDEIIIPALLEKGVRPEDAYDYAIVGCVEAAVPGKWGYRNTGMSFLNLLKVLELAYNDGRDPNTGVCLHPGRGNLLTFRSFDELYDAFLDQLRFYTHAHVVMDTTADLALEELVPDAFCSALVDDCIARGLTIKEGGSVYDVVSGLQSGLANVANALMALKKLVFEDKVLSAQQIMKALATNFAGVEGERVRQRLLSAPKYGNDLDEVDELAVKVLSDYLEDIKAYRTTRYGRGPIGCTYVGSTSNISANVPLGQPVCATPDGRRAGEPIAEGVSPVHGTDTKGPTAVMQSVAKLPTIKMIAQLLNLRLSPESLRTEEGLQRLVQLLRGFQMLKGWHVQFNTVSTETLLAAQKHPEQYRDLVVRVAGYSALFVTLDKATQDDIINRTMHQF, encoded by the coding sequence ATGGCTCGTCCTCGGGCGGGCACTACGGAACGCATCCAGCGCATGCGCGAAGCATTGCTGGCTACTATGCCCGAAGTATGCGTGGAACGGGCACGCTATATTACCGAAGCTTGCCGTGCCCATGAGGCAGACCCGCCAGTGTTGCGGCGGACCAAGGCTCTGGCACACGTGTTGGATAACATGAGCATCTACATAGGCGAAGGAGAGCTCATCGTCGGCAACCAGGCCAGCAAACCGCGTGCCGCTCCCATCTTCCCGGAGTATTCGGTAGATTGGATCGAGACCGAGATAGACGAATTTGCTACGCGTGCGGCAGACCTGTTTCTCGTTCATCCTGAGGTCAGGCGCGAGCTGTTGGAAGATATTCTGCCCTACTGGCGTGGGCGCACCCTCTTCGACCGTGCCATGGCGACCCTGCCTAACTGGGTGCGCCAAGCCCAGGAGATCGGCGTCATCTCTGGGCGCGGCAATATTACATCTGGCGATGGGCATATCATCGTCAACTACCGCAAGCTAATGGAGAAGGGCTTGCTGGGCGTGCGCCAAGAGGCGGAAGCCGCTCTGCAACGGTTGAATCCTTATCTCGCTGCTGAACAAAAGAAGCGTCTCTTCCTGGAAGCGGTGCTCATCACCATTGATGCAGCGATACGCTTTGCTGCCCGCTATGCCGAAGAGGCGGAGCGCCAGGCGGTGCATGAATTGAACCCGCAACGTCGAGCGGAACTAGAGCGCATCGCCCAAACCTGCCGCTGGGTTCCTGCTCATCCACCACGCACCTGGTACGAGGCGATACAGTCCGCCTGGTTTGTGCATCTCATCACGCAGATCGAGAGCAATGGCCATTCCTTTTCCATGGGCCGACTCGACCAATACACTTACCCATTTTACAAAGCAGATGTCGCCGCAGGCCGTCTCACCGAAGAAGAGGTGTTGGAAGTCCTGCAATGTCTGTGGCTCAAGTTGTTCTCGGTGAACAAGATCCGTCCCTGGGCACATACGCGCTTTGGCATTGGCTACCCCACCTACCAAAATGTCACCATTGGTGGGCAAACGCCCGATGGGCGGGATGCCACGAACGAGCTGTCGTATGCCGTGTTGCGCACCATCCAGGAGACCCGTCTGACACAGCCCAACGTCTCCGCACGCTATCACGCGCGCACGCCTGAGCGTTTCCTTATGGAGTGTGCATGCACCATCCGCCTTGGCTTTGGCATGCCTGCCATGAAGAACGACGAGATTATCATCCCGGCCTTGTTGGAAAAGGGAGTGCGTCCAGAAGACGCCTATGACTATGCTATCGTGGGCTGCGTGGAAGCCGCTGTCCCAGGCAAATGGGGCTATCGCAACACCGGCATGAGCTTCTTGAACTTGCTGAAGGTACTGGAGCTGGCATACAACGATGGGCGTGATCCCAACACAGGCGTTTGCCTGCACCCCGGGCGTGGGAATTTGCTCACTTTCCGCTCCTTTGATGAGCTCTATGACGCTTTTCTCGACCAGCTCCGCTTCTATACTCACGCCCATGTCGTGATGGACACCACCGCCGACCTCGCGCTGGAAGAGTTGGTGCCCGATGCCTTTTGCTCGGCATTGGTGGACGATTGCATCGCCCGCGGCTTGACGATCAAGGAAGGCGGTTCTGTGTACGACGTGGTCAGTGGGCTGCAATCGGGCCTGGCGAATGTGGCCAATGCGCTGATGGCGCTGAAGAAACTCGTTTTCGAGGACAAAGTGCTCAGCGCCCAGCAGATCATGAAAGCGTTAGCAACCAACTTTGCTGGCGTGGAGGGAGAGCGGGTTCGGCAGCGGCTGCTGTCCGCGCCGAAATACGGCAATGATCTGGATGAAGTGGATGAACTGGCAGTTAAGGTCTTGAGCGATTATCTAGAAGACATCAAAGCCTATCGCACCACACGCTATGGGCGCGGACCCATTGGCTGCACTTACGTTGGCTCTACCTCCAACATCTCCGCCAATGTTCCACTGGGACAGCCGGTATGCGCCACGCCGGATGGGCGGAGAGCCGGTGAGCCGATTGCAGAGGGCGTCTCGCCCGTGCATGGCACGGATACAAAGGGTCCAACTGCGGTGATGCAATCCGTTGCCAAGCTTCCCACGATCAAGATGATTGCACAGTTGCTGAACCTGAGGCTGTCGCCAGAGAGCTTGCGTACCGAGGAGGGGCTACAGCGCCTGGTGCAGTTGCTGCGCGGCTTTCAGATGCTGAAAGGCTGGCATGTGCAGTTCAACACGGTATCCACGGAGACGCTGCTGGCGGCGCAGAAGCATCCTGAACAATATCGTGACCTCGTGGTACGTGTCGCTGGCTACAGTGCACTCTTCGTTACCCTGGACAAGGCAACTCAGGACGACATCATCAACCGCACGATGCATCAGTTTTGA
- a CDS encoding DEAD/DEAH box helicase, whose protein sequence is MKLIKTKATQFAYRRRLSIIPIMASSVATVLQELRLNPRFATQITAWQRLPARPGRFSPVPDGLEPQLQEALRRQGIQQLYAHQSQAIAAALRGEDVAVVTGAASGKTLCYNVPVLNALLRDPQARALYLFPTKALAQDQLAAWQGMSQDLLPPTTAATYDGDTLASVRARLRENTRVLITNPDMLHVGILPHHTRWATFFAGLKYVVIDEMHAYRGVFGSHVANLLRRLRRICRFYGAHPTFICCSATIANPQELATLLVGRQVLLVDDDGSPRGERHVILYNPPLVDQAQGIRRNLLLETATVADFFLSKGLPTIVFSQGRLSTELLLTYLRQAAEKREQPPGSIRGYRGGYLPRERRAIERGLREGKVRGVVSTNALELGIDIGELSICVLAGYPGTIASTWQQAGRAGRRQDVSAAVLVGGPSALDQYLLSHPSFFFGRTPEEARLSPDNPFLLRSHLKCAAFELPIADDEQWAGDVDVPSLLKELAESEGVLRYSRQRWYWMSNYYPSQEVSLRTATQDHFSIVEKGSGQVIGQVDSLSAPMLIHPGAVYLHEGQSYLVEELDWEERLAHVRAAKTDYFTTADLSMQVEVLRVLESSSEQATSRVHGEVRVRTKAAHFQQIAWYNHKKLATLPLDLPEQELLTTAYWLSLGEEVVTAMRDLGDWTIAPIVSYGPNWAAQRRRARERDRYRCVHCGAPEPPDREHDVHHIRPFRTFDYRPGQNENYLAANDLSNLVTLCSECHRRLETARAMQGTLDGLANLLRALAPLYLMCEPRDLGVTADLDFPFTRAPTVVIYDAVPGGVGFSAALYRLQDDLLRACHEWVRQCPCEEGCPACVGAPVEIGMGAKERVKQLLEWVLE, encoded by the coding sequence ATGAAACTCATAAAAACGAAAGCCACCCAATTTGCCTACCGCCGCAGGCTCTCTATAATCCCAATTATGGCTTCCTCGGTTGCTACGGTGCTACAAGAACTGCGCTTAAACCCGCGCTTTGCAACACAGATCACTGCCTGGCAGCGTTTGCCGGCTCGGCCTGGGCGGTTTAGCCCTGTGCCCGATGGCCTGGAACCCCAGTTGCAGGAGGCTTTGCGCCGACAGGGCATTCAGCAGCTTTATGCGCATCAGAGCCAGGCCATTGCTGCTGCCTTGCGCGGAGAGGATGTGGCCGTCGTCACAGGCGCGGCTTCGGGCAAGACGCTGTGTTATAACGTGCCCGTGCTCAATGCCTTGCTGCGCGACCCTCAGGCACGGGCGCTGTACCTCTTCCCTACGAAAGCTCTGGCCCAGGATCAACTTGCCGCCTGGCAAGGGATGAGCCAGGATTTACTTCCGCCAACAACAGCCGCTACATACGATGGCGACACGCTGGCCTCTGTTCGGGCACGCCTCCGCGAGAACACCCGCGTGCTCATCACTAATCCTGATATGTTGCATGTGGGTATCCTGCCCCATCACACCCGCTGGGCAACCTTTTTTGCCGGCCTGAAGTACGTCGTCATAGATGAGATGCACGCCTACCGCGGCGTATTTGGCAGCCATGTGGCGAATCTCCTGCGTCGCCTGCGCCGCATCTGCCGCTTCTATGGTGCGCACCCCACCTTTATCTGCTGCTCGGCGACCATTGCCAATCCTCAGGAGCTGGCCACTCTGCTTGTGGGACGGCAGGTGTTGCTGGTAGATGACGATGGCTCGCCGCGCGGTGAACGCCATGTGATCCTCTATAACCCGCCGTTGGTGGATCAGGCGCAGGGAATACGCCGCAACCTGCTCCTCGAAACCGCTACCGTGGCTGACTTTTTCCTGAGCAAGGGATTGCCGACCATCGTCTTCAGCCAGGGGCGGCTGTCCACGGAACTGCTGCTCACCTACCTACGCCAGGCGGCGGAGAAGCGCGAGCAGCCTCCCGGCAGCATCCGTGGCTATCGCGGCGGCTATCTGCCGCGCGAGCGGCGCGCCATCGAACGCGGTTTGCGCGAGGGGAAGGTGCGTGGCGTGGTGAGCACCAATGCCCTAGAGCTAGGGATAGATATTGGCGAGTTAAGCATTTGCGTGCTGGCGGGCTATCCAGGCACCATTGCCAGTACCTGGCAGCAGGCAGGTCGGGCAGGACGGCGGCAGGATGTCTCGGCTGCTGTGCTCGTTGGTGGGCCGTCTGCGCTGGACCAGTACCTCCTGTCGCACCCATCCTTTTTCTTCGGGCGCACGCCTGAGGAGGCACGGTTATCGCCAGACAATCCCTTCCTGCTGCGCTCGCATCTCAAGTGTGCTGCTTTCGAGCTGCCCATTGCCGACGACGAACAGTGGGCTGGAGACGTAGATGTCCCTTCGCTCCTGAAAGAGCTGGCCGAAAGCGAAGGGGTGCTGCGCTACTCACGTCAACGCTGGTACTGGATGAGCAACTACTATCCGTCCCAAGAAGTGTCTTTGCGTACCGCCACGCAAGATCATTTTTCCATCGTCGAGAAGGGCAGCGGACAAGTCATCGGACAAGTGGACAGTCTCAGTGCACCCATGCTGATTCACCCCGGCGCCGTGTACCTCCATGAAGGGCAATCCTACCTGGTCGAAGAGCTGGACTGGGAGGAACGCCTCGCGCACGTGCGCGCTGCCAAGACTGATTACTTCACCACGGCAGACCTGTCCATGCAGGTGGAGGTACTGCGCGTGCTGGAGTCATCGTCAGAGCAGGCTACCTCGCGCGTGCATGGAGAAGTGCGCGTGCGCACCAAGGCCGCTCATTTCCAGCAAATCGCCTGGTACAACCACAAAAAACTAGCTACCCTGCCCCTTGACTTGCCGGAGCAAGAACTGCTAACGACCGCCTACTGGTTGAGCCTGGGCGAGGAGGTGGTGACGGCAATGCGCGATCTGGGTGATTGGACCATTGCGCCCATCGTGTCATATGGGCCCAACTGGGCAGCGCAACGCCGACGCGCACGGGAGAGGGACAGGTACCGTTGCGTTCACTGTGGAGCACCAGAACCACCCGACCGCGAACACGATGTGCATCACATTCGTCCCTTCCGCACCTTCGATTACCGCCCCGGGCAGAACGAGAACTATCTCGCTGCCAACGACCTGTCCAACCTGGTGACCCTATGCTCAGAGTGCCACCGCCGCCTGGAAACGGCACGCGCCATGCAAGGCACGCTGGACGGTTTGGCCAACCTGTTGCGCGCCCTGGCACCGCTTTATCTCATGTGCGAGCCGCGCGACTTGGGCGTAACGGCTGATCTGGATTTCCCCTTCACACGTGCGCCGACGGTGGTGATATACGATGCGGTACCCGGTGGCGTAGGCTTCAGCGCTGCGCTGTACCGCTTGCAAGATGATCTGCTGCGAGCTTGCCACGAATGGGTGCGTCAATGCCCCTGCGAGGAAGGCTGCCCGGCCTGCGTAGGCGCGCCGGTGGAGATAGGTATGGGGGCTAAGGAGCGGGTGAAACAGTTGCTGGAATGGGTACTTGAGTAG
- the mscL gene encoding large-conductance mechanosensitive channel protein MscL encodes MLQEFKKFAMRGSVIDLAVGFIMGAAFNKIVTSLVNDVLMPPIGLLLGKVDFSNLYINLSGQHYDSLAEAQAAGAATLNYGLFINTIIEFAVVAFALFLLVRQINRMQRAAEPTTPTTKECPYCFSSIPIKATRCPNCTSQLEGSA; translated from the coding sequence ATGTTGCAGGAATTCAAAAAGTTCGCCATGCGCGGTAGTGTCATTGATTTGGCTGTTGGCTTTATCATGGGTGCTGCGTTCAACAAGATCGTCACTTCGCTGGTCAATGACGTCTTGATGCCACCCATTGGACTGCTGTTGGGCAAAGTAGACTTTTCCAACCTCTACATTAACTTGTCCGGACAGCACTATGACTCTCTGGCCGAAGCCCAAGCGGCCGGTGCTGCAACACTGAACTATGGCTTGTTCATCAACACAATCATCGAATTCGCAGTCGTGGCTTTCGCGCTTTTCCTGCTGGTGCGACAAATCAATCGGATGCAGCGCGCTGCTGAACCCACTACGCCAACGACGAAAGAGTGTCCCTATTGTTTCAGCAGCATTCCCATCAAGGCGACGCGCTGCCCGAATTGCACGTCTCAGTTGGAAGGATCTGCGTAG